The Oscillospiraceae bacterium genome has a segment encoding these proteins:
- a CDS encoding acyltransferase domain-containing protein: MINDFYLRAADLPADTRSLVTEWIEAHPRRLQWAVRRTRQYFGYLDHCSDLTRLAVVLAMLPDTHEKYRQLGIEDTVFAETMSDIGIWCANCGGGGLHNVHWIKNHLDARLFRLGRLQFQLYRLPPVAAYPRTAPLTVGAPVVYIHIPQGAPLETEACRLSIARARAFFDRVFPDYAYTCFFSESWLLFSGNEDFMRPGCNILQFAALFHPVCDLPFPAQTMERVFGTKCRRTEDYPEETDLQRRLKAYLLAGGQPGMGVGYIER, encoded by the coding sequence ATGATCAATGATTTTTATCTGCGTGCGGCGGATTTGCCGGCGGATACCCGCAGCTTGGTCACCGAATGGATAGAGGCGCACCCGCGGCGGCTGCAATGGGCGGTGCGCCGTACCAGACAGTATTTTGGCTATTTGGATCACTGCAGCGATTTGACCCGCCTGGCGGTGGTGCTGGCTATGCTGCCGGATACCCACGAAAAATACAGGCAACTGGGCATTGAAGATACGGTGTTTGCAGAAACCATGAGCGACATCGGTATTTGGTGCGCCAATTGCGGCGGTGGCGGCCTGCACAATGTGCACTGGATCAAAAATCATTTGGACGCCCGTCTGTTTCGCCTGGGGCGGCTGCAATTCCAGCTGTATCGGCTGCCGCCGGTGGCTGCATATCCCCGTACCGCGCCGCTGACGGTAGGCGCGCCGGTGGTGTATATCCATATTCCCCAGGGCGCGCCCCTGGAGACGGAAGCCTGTCGGTTGTCGATTGCCCGGGCACGGGCGTTTTTTGACCGGGTGTTTCCGGATTATGCCTATACCTGCTTTTTTAGCGAAAGCTGGCTGCTGTTTAGCGGCAACGAGGATTTTATGCGCCCGGGGTGCAATATTTTGCAGTTTGCGGCGCTGTTTCATCCGGTGTGCGACCTGCCTTTCCCGGCGCAGACCATGGAGCGGGTGTTTGGCACCAAGTGTCGCCGCACAGAGGATTACCCGGAGGAGACGGATCTGCAACGGCGGTTGAAAGCCTATTTGCTTGCCGGTGGGCAGCCGGGTATGGGCGTAGGATATATTGAGCGATAA
- a CDS encoding DUF4085 domain-containing protein gives MKYFTKEWYRSALAEEQQRAAGGKLKFNKKPDNAMRDYQRALSKIQSKLPACVCKTFHGSVITDVAARHDQVVLYFDNSESFSDVEKLVLYDADITCSEGDPVGKTWLHEEVSLADGAFCLAALLGDDQGELYEFTVRFTHAECVVTDYTDSTEAGMAETLESITALCAEEAGLDYDAPTPEALGKFLQGIGGYKIAEENLYRFEAGVFNQACEEFYELLFTRRVCARSGNWELTICFYYPPEAQLEEYSDLVCADDPDSFVKEVLASEALQTVLTRYKPMRVRVHAEQV, from the coding sequence ATGAAGTATTTTACAAAAGAATGGTACCGTTCTGCGCTGGCTGAGGAACAGCAGCGGGCAGCAGGCGGCAAGTTAAAATTCAATAAAAAGCCGGACAACGCCATGCGGGACTATCAGCGGGCGCTGTCTAAAATTCAAAGCAAGCTGCCGGCGTGCGTGTGCAAGACCTTCCACGGCAGTGTGATCACCGATGTGGCGGCGCGCCATGACCAGGTGGTGCTGTATTTTGACAACAGCGAGAGCTTTTCCGATGTGGAGAAGCTGGTGCTGTACGATGCAGATATTACTTGCAGCGAGGGCGACCCGGTGGGCAAGACCTGGCTTCACGAGGAAGTAAGCTTGGCGGACGGTGCCTTTTGCCTGGCGGCGCTGCTGGGGGACGATCAGGGCGAGCTGTACGAATTTACCGTTCGCTTTACCCATGCGGAGTGCGTGGTCACGGACTATACGGACAGTACCGAGGCCGGTATGGCGGAGACTTTGGAGAGCATTACCGCCCTTTGCGCCGAGGAGGCGGGGCTGGATTATGACGCCCCCACGCCGGAGGCGCTGGGGAAATTCTTGCAGGGTATCGGCGGCTACAAGATCGCTGAGGAGAACCTGTACCGCTTTGAAGCGGGGGTGTTCAACCAGGCTTGCGAGGAGTTCTATGAACTGCTGTTTACCCGCCGGGTGTGTGCTCGCAGCGGCAACTGGGAGCTGACCATTTGCTTCTATTATCCGCCGGAGGCGCAGCTGGAGGAATACTCTGACCTGGTGTGCGCCGATGACCCGGACAGCTTTGTAAAAGAGGTGTTGGCGTCCGAAGCCCTGCAAACCGTGCTGACCCGGTACAAACCCATGCGCGTGCGCGTTCATGCCGAGCAGGTGTAA
- a CDS encoding ROK family protein — MNILTFDIGVTNIRYALCDEQFRLSDVHTVPTRAQQGGQQIMERLLEIIGTYQHIDRVAVSTVGQVDSQNGIVVYSAGNIPYYTGMMIKKRIENDTGLPTYVENDVNAAALGEAHFGAGQGQKDFLCLMYGTGIGGALYLNGQLYKGCTSSAAEFGHMITHAGGLDCPCGGKGCYERYASTKALIEKVRTATNKPLDAFTIFEKENLQDPAVRAVVDQWIDEMILGLTNLIYIFNPPLVILGGGVINEDYIIELIDRKIYKNMMENYKKVNIVRTKLGSTAGLLGAAYAAAQL, encoded by the coding sequence ATGAACATTCTCACTTTTGACATTGGCGTGACCAACATTCGCTATGCACTGTGCGACGAGCAATTTCGGCTCAGCGATGTGCACACGGTGCCTACACGGGCGCAACAGGGCGGCCAGCAAATTATGGAGCGGCTGCTGGAGATCATCGGTACATACCAGCACATTGACCGGGTGGCGGTGTCCACCGTTGGGCAGGTAGACAGCCAAAACGGCATTGTGGTCTACTCCGCCGGAAATATCCCCTACTATACCGGTATGATGATCAAAAAGCGCATTGAGAACGACACCGGTCTGCCCACCTATGTGGAGAATGATGTGAATGCGGCAGCTCTGGGCGAGGCACACTTTGGCGCCGGACAGGGACAAAAGGACTTTCTCTGCCTGATGTACGGCACCGGAATCGGCGGTGCGCTGTATCTCAACGGGCAGCTTTATAAAGGCTGCACCTCCTCCGCTGCGGAGTTCGGCCATATGATCACCCACGCCGGCGGTTTGGACTGCCCCTGCGGCGGCAAAGGCTGCTATGAGCGATACGCCTCCACCAAGGCGCTGATTGAAAAGGTGCGTACCGCCACAAACAAACCGCTGGACGCTTTTACGATCTTTGAAAAAGAAAATTTGCAGGACCCGGCTGTACGCGCTGTGGTGGACCAATGGATTGACGAGATGATCCTGGGGCTCACCAATTTGATTTATATTTTCAACCCGCCTTTGGTGATCTTAGGCGGCGGGGTCATCAACGAGGACTATATTATTGAGTTGATTGACCGGAAGATCTACAAAAATATGATGGAGAATTACAAAAAGGTGAACATTGTGCGCACCAAGCTGGGCAGCACCGCCGGCCTCCTTGGCGCCGCCTACGCCGCCGCGCAGTTGTAA
- the fliB gene encoding flagellin lysine-N-methylase, which yields MKLRVPAFYRDFACIAGACPDSCCQGWEVDADPASMAYYHTLPESEIRRRIFSVLDQDEYGNTIFRLSDQKRCPFLNSENLCDMHIAIGGEHTPFTCRTFPRFINDFGALREMGLSFSCPVAAEMMFDPKYDFSFTEEMNDLPPTLNDIDARLYFTLLSARKTAYALVQDSTKPLARCLAELLDFAEELQGQIGALPTATEKMNFRSVFQNPELINPQWPEKVAAGDLTAPVGESHFGRQIAMYFLFRYFLNLGLEGDVLSAAKMAVVGVLVPTYFGADSWVMHLWSKETEHSDVNMERYRRLLRTADCLSVPALKSRLDT from the coding sequence ATGAAGTTGCGTGTGCCCGCTTTTTATCGGGATTTTGCGTGCATTGCCGGCGCTTGCCCGGACTCTTGCTGCCAAGGCTGGGAGGTGGATGCGGACCCGGCGTCCATGGCGTATTACCACACCCTGCCGGAAAGTGAAATACGCCGGCGTATCTTTTCTGTTTTGGATCAAGATGAGTACGGCAATACTATTTTTCGCCTGTCAGATCAAAAGCGCTGTCCCTTTTTGAACAGCGAGAATCTGTGCGATATGCACATTGCCATCGGCGGGGAGCATACGCCTTTTACCTGCCGTACCTTTCCTCGGTTTATCAATGACTTTGGCGCATTGCGGGAGATGGGACTGTCCTTTAGTTGCCCGGTGGCAGCTGAGATGATGTTTGATCCTAAGTATGATTTCTCTTTTACCGAGGAGATGAACGATCTGCCCCCAACCCTCAATGACATTGACGCCCGGTTATACTTCACTCTGCTGTCGGCACGCAAGACCGCTTATGCCCTGGTGCAGGACAGCACAAAGCCCCTTGCCCGGTGCCTGGCGGAATTACTGGATTTTGCAGAGGAGCTGCAAGGCCAAATCGGTGCGTTGCCCACAGCGACCGAGAAGATGAATTTTCGCTCTGTGTTCCAAAATCCGGAGCTGATCAATCCCCAGTGGCCAGAGAAGGTGGCAGCCGGTGATCTGACTGCCCCGGTGGGAGAGAGCCATTTCGGTCGGCAGATCGCCATGTATTTTCTGTTTCGCTACTTCCTGAATTTGGGACTGGAGGGTGATGTGCTCTCCGCTGCCAAAATGGCGGTGGTGGGCGTGCTGGTGCCCACTTATTTTGGTGCAGACAGCTGGGTGATGCACCTGTGGAGCAAGGAGACCGAGCACAGCGATGTGAATATGGAGCGCTATCGCCGCCTGCTTCGCACCGCCGATTGCTTGTCCGTTCCAGCCCTGAAATCTCGGTTGGATACATAA
- a CDS encoding transposase: MTHAGAVVQIALQKVEKVYPSCRVLSYVIMPNHLHFLLEIRPVTQGGRQIAAPTVIGQFKRQVSRELGYSLWQKGYYDHIIRDEDDYLNKCRYIEENPAKWADDPYYNNSSAPA; encoded by the coding sequence TTGACCCACGCCGGTGCCGTTGTACAAATTGCACTGCAAAAGGTCGAAAAAGTGTATCCCAGCTGCCGCGTGCTTTCCTATGTCATTATGCCCAATCATCTCCACTTCTTGTTAGAGATCCGCCCTGTCACGCAAGGCGGGCGGCAGATTGCCGCCCCTACGGTCATTGGGCAATTTAAGCGACAAGTCAGCCGGGAACTGGGCTACAGCCTGTGGCAAAAAGGCTACTACGACCACATCATTCGCGATGAGGACGACTACTTGAATAAATGCCGGTATATTGAAGAAAATCCGGCTAAATGGGCAGACGACCCATACTATAATAATAGCAGCGCACCTGCATGA
- the bsh gene encoding choloylglycine hydrolase: MCTAATYQSAGFYFGRTLDYEVSYGNQIVITPRNYALRFRHTEDQPHHYAIIGMGLVAEDYPLYYDAMNEKGLCMAGLNFVGNAAYSAPGHDKENVAQFEFIPWLLGQCANLAEAKEKLQNLQLTDTLFNTAMPRAQLHWLIADRTGAVVVESMADGLHLYDNPVGVLTNNPPFPEQMRHLSLYQGLSPRQPENNAVPGAELPLFSRGMGAYGLPGDLSSPSRFVKAAFTRANAKSARSETAAVSQLLHILGSVEQQRGCCQVAEGKYEITLYTSCCSADTGTYYYTTYDNHRICAVRLSGAEADSASLQTYPLQQEQDILYQN, encoded by the coding sequence ATGTGCACAGCAGCAACCTATCAATCGGCCGGTTTTTATTTTGGCCGCACCCTGGATTATGAAGTTTCTTACGGCAACCAAATCGTGATCACCCCCAGGAACTACGCCCTGCGCTTTCGCCACACGGAGGATCAGCCGCACCACTACGCCATCATCGGTATGGGGCTGGTGGCAGAGGACTATCCCCTTTACTATGATGCGATGAACGAAAAGGGCCTGTGCATGGCGGGGCTGAATTTTGTCGGCAACGCTGCGTATTCCGCACCGGGTCATGATAAAGAAAATGTAGCACAATTTGAATTTATCCCTTGGCTACTGGGTCAATGTGCCAATTTGGCAGAGGCCAAAGAAAAACTGCAAAACCTGCAGCTCACCGATACGCTCTTTAACACCGCAATGCCTCGCGCCCAGCTGCACTGGCTAATCGCGGATCGTACCGGCGCAGTGGTCGTAGAGTCTATGGCTGACGGACTGCACCTGTACGACAATCCGGTCGGCGTACTCACCAACAACCCACCGTTCCCGGAGCAAATGCGCCATCTGAGCCTGTACCAAGGGCTGTCGCCCCGCCAGCCGGAAAACAACGCCGTACCCGGAGCAGAGTTACCACTGTTCAGCCGCGGTATGGGTGCCTACGGGCTGCCCGGCGATCTGTCCTCCCCCTCCCGCTTTGTGAAAGCGGCGTTTACCCGGGCAAACGCCAAATCCGCCCGCTCGGAAACTGCCGCCGTCAGTCAGCTGCTGCATATTTTGGGCAGTGTGGAACAACAGCGGGGCTGCTGTCAGGTGGCAGAGGGCAAGTACGAGATCACCCTATACACCAGCTGTTGCAGCGCAGACACCGGCACCTATTACTACACCACCTATGACAATCACCGGATCTGTGCCGTGCGCCTGTCCGGAGCAGAAGCGGACAGCGCCTCGCTGCAAACCTATCCCCTGCAACAAGAACAGGATATTTTATATCAAAACTGA
- a CDS encoding sigma-70 family RNA polymerase sigma factor, whose translation MIEQTPNAPPAEVTVQKTVEDCQRYRNKLYWRCRLYFRDWPDYAEDCVQEAYIELMQALRAGRCIHNYEAWLFKVAILKGQVMIREEKMRREMQFENSSDKVIAMEQAGIYQQTFPSDTDPDPTDEEIRRRAVTVLSKLNDTDRRIYYEHYVRRKPLRQVAAELNMTENAVSKRHVRLKEKIKRSIRSLK comes from the coding sequence ATGATAGAACAAACACCAAACGCGCCGCCGGCAGAAGTCACCGTTCAAAAGACGGTGGAGGACTGCCAGCGCTATCGAAACAAATTGTATTGGCGATGTCGGTTGTACTTCCGGGATTGGCCGGACTACGCGGAGGACTGCGTACAAGAGGCATACATAGAGCTGATGCAAGCGCTGCGTGCCGGCCGTTGCATTCACAATTATGAAGCCTGGCTGTTTAAAGTCGCTATTCTCAAAGGTCAGGTGATGATCCGGGAGGAAAAAATGCGCCGGGAAATGCAATTTGAAAACAGCAGCGACAAAGTGATCGCCATGGAGCAGGCCGGGATCTATCAACAAACATTCCCTTCGGATACAGATCCGGACCCTACGGATGAGGAGATCCGCCGTCGTGCCGTTACAGTTCTGTCCAAACTAAACGACACAGATCGTCGTATTTACTATGAGCATTATGTGCGACGAAAACCGCTGCGGCAGGTGGCAGCCGAACTGAACATGACGGAGAACGCTGTCAGCAAACGCCATGTGCGATTGAAAGAAAAGATCAAGCGATCTATACGATCGCTGAAATAA